In Deinococcus sp. HSC-46F16, the following are encoded in one genomic region:
- the hisD gene encoding histidinol dehydrogenase translates to MQVLQGDAARAALTRTFSEIPVPQSVLARIEQTFGEPLTPEEVVSRILADVRARGDDALRDWTERLDGHRPEALEVSGAELEAAQIEPELHEAVRLAIRRVRAFYEEQPAHGFLQEGPDGTLGQLVRPLGRVGVYVPGGLAPLISTLIHTAVPAQVAGVPEIVVTTPPGRDGTVHPAILVAARELGITQVFRVGGAQAIGALAYGTASVPGVDKIAGPGNLFVVIAKRLVYGAVGIESLPGPTETLVVADDSASPRFVAADLLAQAEHLGAEPVLVSTSRDLLIEVQNQLDGQLEALPEPNRSWARDSVLSRMKIVLAASLEEALDLSNLYAPEHLCLLTRDPWSLLDEVRRAGGVFVGEASMEALGDYVAGPSHVMPTGGTARFMSPVNVRDFQTIISVVGVREETLRRIGPPAAVLARAEGLEAHARAIESRLTPTVPDAHPEATLAAMADVAEETTSGL, encoded by the coding sequence ATGCAAGTCCTTCAAGGCGACGCCGCCCGCGCGGCCCTGACCCGTACCTTCTCCGAGATTCCGGTGCCGCAGAGCGTGCTGGCCCGTATCGAACAGACCTTCGGGGAGCCGCTGACCCCCGAGGAGGTCGTCTCGCGCATCCTCGCGGACGTGCGGGCGCGGGGGGACGACGCCCTGCGCGACTGGACCGAGCGGCTGGACGGCCACCGCCCGGAGGCGCTGGAAGTCTCCGGGGCGGAGCTGGAGGCCGCGCAGATTGAGCCGGAACTGCACGAGGCGGTGCGGCTCGCGATCCGGCGGGTGCGGGCCTTCTACGAGGAGCAGCCCGCGCACGGCTTCCTGCAGGAGGGACCGGACGGCACCCTGGGGCAGCTCGTGCGCCCGCTGGGGCGGGTGGGCGTGTACGTGCCCGGCGGCCTCGCGCCGCTGATCTCCACCCTGATTCACACGGCGGTGCCCGCGCAGGTGGCGGGCGTGCCCGAGATCGTGGTGACGACGCCGCCGGGTCGGGACGGCACAGTCCACCCGGCGATTCTGGTCGCGGCCCGCGAGTTGGGCATCACGCAGGTCTTCCGGGTGGGCGGGGCGCAGGCCATTGGAGCGCTCGCCTACGGCACCGCCAGCGTGCCCGGCGTGGACAAGATCGCGGGGCCGGGGAACCTCTTTGTGGTGATCGCCAAGCGGCTGGTGTACGGCGCGGTGGGCATCGAGAGCCTGCCGGGGCCGACCGAGACGCTGGTGGTGGCCGACGACAGCGCTTCCCCCCGCTTCGTGGCCGCCGATCTGCTCGCGCAGGCCGAGCACCTGGGAGCCGAACCCGTGCTGGTGTCCACCAGCCGGGATCTGCTGATCGAGGTGCAGAATCAGCTCGACGGTCAACTGGAAGCCCTCCCCGAGCCGAACCGGAGCTGGGCGCGGGACAGCGTGCTGAGCCGGATGAAGATTGTCCTGGCCGCCAGTCTGGAGGAGGCACTGGACCTCTCCAACCTCTACGCACCCGAGCACCTCTGCCTGCTGACCCGCGACCCCTGGAGCCTGCTGGACGAGGTGCGGCGCGCCGGGGGCGTTTTCGTGGGCGAGGCGAGCATGGAGGCGCTGGGGGACTACGTGGCCGGACCCAGCCACGTGATGCCGACCGGGGGCACGGCCCGCTTCATGAGTCCGGTCAACGTGCGCGATTTCCAGACCATCATCTCGGTGGTGGGGGTGCGCGAGGAGACGCTGCGCCGCATCGGTCCCCCCGCTGCCGTCCTCGCCCGCGCCGAGGGGCTCGAAGCCCACGCCCGCGCCATCGAGAGCCGCCTGACCCCCACTGTGCCCGACGCCCACCCCGAAGCGACCCTGGCCGCGATGGCGGACGTAGCCGAGGAGACGACCTCGGGACTGTAA
- the lptB gene encoding LPS export ABC transporter ATP-binding protein: MTAPAPLSVPHGVQIDFQRPELRAEGLRKSYGRRAVVRGADFIVRPGEIVALFGPNGAGKTTTFYMLVGFIRPGGGRILLGDRDVTRLPMHERARLGLGYLPQEPSAFRKLTARDNLLAILEYQGLPRAEQEARADALLAEFGLTALAGNYAYQLSGGERRRLELARALTTDPDYLLLDEPFTGVDPKSIREIQRLIRELRDRRGIGVFITDHNVRETIALTDRVYLMFDGEVKFEGTPQEFGADEDARRHYLGDDFEL; the protein is encoded by the coding sequence GTGACCGCGCCTGCCCCCCTTTCCGTCCCGCACGGCGTCCAGATCGACTTTCAGCGCCCCGAGCTGAGGGCCGAGGGCCTGCGCAAGAGCTACGGGCGGCGGGCGGTGGTGCGCGGGGCCGACTTCATCGTGCGGCCTGGCGAGATCGTGGCTCTCTTCGGGCCGAACGGGGCGGGCAAGACGACCACCTTCTACATGCTGGTGGGCTTTATTCGGCCCGGCGGGGGCCGAATCCTGCTGGGGGACCGTGACGTGACCCGGCTGCCCATGCACGAGCGGGCGCGGCTGGGACTAGGCTACCTGCCGCAGGAACCCAGCGCCTTTCGCAAGCTGACCGCACGGGACAACCTGCTCGCCATCCTCGAATACCAGGGCCTTCCCCGCGCCGAGCAGGAGGCCCGCGCCGACGCGCTGCTGGCCGAGTTCGGGTTGACGGCACTTGCCGGAAACTACGCCTACCAGCTTTCCGGCGGCGAGCGTCGGCGGCTGGAACTCGCCCGCGCCCTGACCACCGACCCCGACTACCTGCTTCTCGACGAGCCGTTTACCGGGGTGGACCCCAAGAGCATCCGCGAGATTCAACGCCTGATCCGCGAACTGCGCGACCGCCGGGGCATCGGCGTCTTTATCACCGACCACAACGTGCGCGAGACCATCGCGCTGACCGACCGCGTCTACCTGATGTTCGACGGGGAAGTGAAGTTCGAGGGCACCCCGCAGGAGTTCGGGGCCGACGAGGACGCCCGCCGCCACTACCTCGGCGACGACTTCGAACTGTAG
- a CDS encoding carbohydrate ABC transporter permease: MNSKNPLVRTVTLVLFWLVVAVVLFYVLFPFYWAIKTSLTSSARLSAEALQWFPSVPSFQNFRDVFTGAPFGRNLLNSVVVATGTVLLSLLLSVLAAYALGKFRFQGKTILMYLILAVSVFPQIAVLSGLYTMIQTFGLYNSWGGLILSYMIFTLPFTVWTLTAFVREIPTELEEAAYVDGASPLQTLFRVLLPVMTPALVTTGLLAFINAWNEFLFALTFTTDASAATVPPAIANFTGASQYESPFGLTMAASVIVTIPLIILVLVFQRNIVSGLTAGAVKG; the protein is encoded by the coding sequence ATGAATTCCAAAAATCCGCTGGTCCGCACCGTCACCCTGGTTCTCTTCTGGCTGGTCGTGGCGGTCGTGCTGTTCTACGTCCTCTTTCCCTTCTACTGGGCGATCAAGACCAGCCTGACGAGTTCGGCGCGGCTCTCGGCCGAGGCGCTGCAGTGGTTTCCCAGCGTGCCGAGCTTTCAGAATTTCCGGGACGTGTTCACCGGGGCTCCTTTCGGCCGCAACCTGCTCAACAGCGTGGTCGTGGCGACGGGCACGGTGCTGCTGAGCCTGCTGCTCTCGGTGTTGGCGGCCTATGCGCTGGGCAAGTTCCGCTTTCAGGGCAAGACCATCCTGATGTACCTGATTCTGGCGGTGAGCGTCTTTCCGCAGATTGCGGTGCTGTCGGGGCTCTACACCATGATCCAGACCTTTGGCCTCTACAACTCGTGGGGCGGGCTGATCCTGTCGTACATGATCTTCACGCTGCCCTTCACGGTGTGGACGCTGACCGCCTTCGTGCGCGAGATTCCCACCGAGTTGGAGGAAGCGGCTTACGTGGACGGCGCCTCGCCGCTGCAAACCTTGTTCCGGGTCCTGCTCCCGGTGATGACCCCAGCGCTGGTCACCACCGGCCTGCTGGCCTTTATCAACGCCTGGAACGAGTTCCTGTTCGCGCTGACCTTTACCACCGACGCCTCAGCGGCGACGGTGCCGCCCGCCATCGCCAACTTCACCGGGGCGTCGCAGTACGAGAGCCCCTTCGGGCTGACGATGGCCGCCTCGGTGATCGTGACGATTCCGCTGATCATTCTGGTGCTGGTGTTTCAGCGCAACATCGTTTCCGGGCTGACGGCGGGAGCGGTGAAGGGCTAA
- a CDS encoding carbohydrate ABC transporter permease, with the protein MTTPLPSRPTAAPARPGRGLQASRTRVALLLLVPMLLVLAAVAGYPLLRTIYLSFTEYNILTDPAPRWIGLGNYWFTTEDGTGLGVLQIPEWWQSVWNTVKFTVGSVLLETVLGLAFALIINSKIRGRGLLRTAILVPWAIPTVVSAQMWNWMYNDSFGIISDWGQRLGFLQAGQSFLSNPDTALAALIAVDVWKTTPFMALLLLAGLQTIPSDMYEAADVDGANKWTQFWRLTLPLLTPALLVALIFRTLDALRVFDMPYIVKGNAPETITMSIYARQELILNSQFGFGSAISVLIFLIIMVFTAIYVTSLRVKFD; encoded by the coding sequence ATGACCACTCCCCTTCCCTCCCGCCCCACGGCGGCCCCCGCACGGCCGGGCCGGGGCCTGCAAGCCAGCCGCACCCGCGTGGCGCTGCTGCTGCTCGTGCCCATGCTGCTGGTGCTGGCCGCCGTCGCCGGGTACCCGCTGCTGCGGACGATCTACCTGTCGTTTACCGAGTACAACATCCTGACCGACCCGGCCCCGAGGTGGATCGGGCTGGGCAACTACTGGTTCACCACCGAAGACGGCACCGGGCTGGGCGTGCTGCAAATTCCCGAGTGGTGGCAGTCGGTGTGGAACACGGTCAAGTTCACCGTGGGCAGCGTGCTGCTGGAAACCGTGCTGGGGCTGGCGTTCGCGCTGATCATCAATTCCAAGATCCGGGGCCGGGGCCTGCTGCGCACCGCGATTCTGGTGCCCTGGGCGATTCCCACCGTGGTGAGCGCCCAGATGTGGAACTGGATGTACAACGACTCGTTCGGGATCATCTCGGACTGGGGCCAGCGCCTAGGCTTCTTGCAGGCAGGCCAGTCCTTCCTGAGCAACCCCGACACGGCGCTCGCCGCGCTGATCGCGGTGGACGTGTGGAAGACCACCCCCTTCATGGCGCTGCTGCTGCTGGCGGGGCTCCAGACCATTCCCAGCGACATGTACGAGGCCGCCGACGTGGACGGCGCGAACAAGTGGACCCAGTTCTGGCGGCTGACCCTGCCGCTGCTGACGCCCGCCCTTCTGGTCGCGCTGATCTTCCGCACGCTGGACGCGCTGCGGGTGTTCGATATGCCTTACATCGTGAAGGGGAACGCCCCGGAGACGATCACCATGAGCATCTATGCCCGGCAGGAGCTGATCCTGAACTCGCAGTTCGGGTTCGGCAGCGCGATCAGCGTGCTGATCTTCCTGATCATCATGGTGTTCACGGCGATCTACGTGACCAGCCTGCGCGTGAAGTTCGACTGA
- a CDS encoding DUF3084 domain-containing protein, producing MLWLFLPFVVLLSGVVAYSADTIARRVGRKHLRLFGLRPKTTALVVAVLAGMGISAASLGAFLLLNRSAVNTIAQADQLRPQINALREEVEGVQAELKAAQRERDEARRAAQALQQERAQAQASLEKAQGALRTAQQARDTAQADRARAQEQARTLQTRVTELTALGRTLEARAEESRAALEASETRLADSRERARALNTQVETLGSEVAALDRRAAQAEAAAGEAQARADAAQTRAEAAQSRVTVLNRQVEALEAAREGVQAQRDAATRERDAARQARAAAEAGRAQAEAARIQAQQARDRLAAERRTLIAARDRLEGERDAAARARDAAVQARASAVAARDAATRQRDEVVAERDRLARERDGAARERDALARERDTLAAERARLVADRDAAARELASLRTQQAELRAANETLGRDLASARSSLDRLQDEFSSARDELSASRSADLAYPKNDLVYAGVVPGVRNLDAFLQSAAAAAAGRGAKGTPPARLNAAARERLEISLRGLNASAFVQCRAANNTAVGFPVDLTCAARPNTVLYRGGQTIRRATVTLGDPRTVQNQVQDLVQDTVIHLTTRGVPAEYITNGGLGVNEFVDLLTRLGSRSGQSAAVAIAAREDVRPGGRVDLYPVLP from the coding sequence GTGCTGTGGCTGTTTCTGCCCTTCGTGGTGCTGCTCTCGGGCGTGGTCGCCTACTCGGCCGACACCATCGCCCGCAGGGTGGGGCGCAAGCACCTGCGCCTCTTTGGGCTGCGGCCCAAGACGACCGCGCTCGTCGTGGCCGTGCTCGCGGGCATGGGCATCAGCGCGGCGAGCCTGGGGGCCTTCTTGCTGCTGAACCGCTCGGCCGTGAATACCATCGCGCAGGCCGATCAGCTTCGGCCCCAGATCAACGCTCTGCGTGAGGAGGTCGAGGGCGTGCAGGCCGAGCTGAAGGCTGCCCAGCGCGAGCGCGATGAGGCGCGGCGGGCGGCCCAGGCCCTTCAGCAGGAGCGGGCGCAGGCGCAGGCCAGTCTAGAAAAGGCGCAGGGGGCGCTGAGGACTGCCCAGCAGGCCCGCGACACCGCCCAGGCCGACCGCGCCCGTGCCCAGGAGCAGGCCCGCACCCTGCAAACGCGGGTGACCGAACTCACCGCCCTGGGCCGCACCCTGGAGGCCCGCGCCGAGGAGAGCCGCGCCGCTCTGGAGGCTTCCGAGACCCGGCTTGCCGACAGCCGCGAGCGTGCCCGCGCCCTGAACACGCAGGTGGAGACGTTGGGGAGCGAGGTCGCCGCCCTTGACCGCCGCGCTGCCCAAGCCGAGGCTGCCGCCGGGGAAGCTCAGGCCCGCGCCGACGCTGCCCAGACGCGGGCCGAGGCCGCGCAGTCGCGCGTGACTGTGCTCAACCGTCAGGTCGAGGCCCTGGAAGCCGCCCGCGAGGGGGTGCAGGCCCAGCGCGACGCGGCCACCCGCGAGCGAGACGCCGCCCGTCAGGCCCGTGCCGCGGCCGAGGCGGGCCGTGCCCAGGCCGAGGCCGCCCGTATCCAGGCCCAGCAGGCCCGCGACCGCCTCGCCGCCGAGCGCCGCACCCTGATCGCCGCCCGTGACCGCCTGGAGGGCGAGCGGGACGCGGCCGCCCGCGCACGGGACGCCGCCGTGCAGGCCCGCGCCTCCGCCGTCGCCGCCCGCGACGCCGCTACCCGCCAGCGCGACGAGGTCGTCGCCGAGCGCGACCGCCTCGCCCGCGAACGCGACGGCGCCGCCCGCGAACGGGACGCCCTGGCCCGCGAGCGCGACACGCTGGCCGCCGAGCGTGCCCGGCTGGTGGCCGACCGCGACGCGGCGGCCCGTGAACTCGCCAGCCTGCGGACCCAGCAGGCCGAACTGCGGGCCGCCAATGAGACGCTCGGCCGCGACCTCGCCAGCGCCCGCAGCAGCCTCGACCGCCTTCAGGACGAGTTTTCCAGCGCCCGCGACGAACTCAGCGCCAGCCGCAGCGCCGACCTCGCCTACCCGAAAAACGACCTCGTGTACGCGGGGGTCGTGCCAGGGGTGCGGAATCTCGACGCCTTCTTGCAAAGCGCGGCGGCGGCGGCGGCGGGCCGGGGAGCCAAGGGAACGCCGCCCGCCCGCCTGAACGCGGCGGCCCGCGAACGCCTGGAAATCAGCTTGCGCGGGCTGAACGCGAGCGCCTTCGTGCAGTGCCGCGCGGCGAACAACACGGCGGTGGGCTTCCCGGTCGACCTCACCTGCGCCGCCCGCCCCAACACCGTCCTGTACCGGGGCGGGCAGACCATCCGGCGGGCGACCGTCACGCTGGGCGACCCCCGCACCGTCCAGAACCAGGTTCAGGACCTCGTGCAGGACACGGTCATCCACCTCACCACCCGGGGCGTGCCTGCCGAATACATCACCAACGGCGGGCTGGGCGTCAACGAGTTCGTGGACCTGCTGACCCGCCTGGGCAGCCGCTCCGGTCAGAGCGCCGCCGTCGCCATCGCCGCCCGCGAGGACGTGCGGCCGGGCGGGCGGGTGGACCTGTATCCGGTGCTGCCGTGA
- the rpoD gene encoding RNA polymerase sigma factor RpoD, producing the protein MAEPTRARARTKASAPAAPAPEVAGAVTPAAPKTRKAPRPKAAATPAPTAEAEAAPTPAPKKAPARKKAAPAPEAAAPAETAEKAAPAPRKAGKAPAASKAAPAAKGTAVAVPADKPYYAHPSIQELLKVGKAAGVLTSEEIAAALSVALEASGLDPESAEAFEDMQLFLAAQQIEVQDEGEDEDDDLDEETEGPAATAAADTDDEEKYFDDMPRAVSNDPVRQYLHEIGRVPLLTLEEEIALARRIEEGEEARKRLEEEGDTFDDRGRRRLMRQMEDGAAARQGLIEANLRLVVSIAKKYTGRGLGFLDLIQEGNQGLIRAVEKFEYRRRYKFSTYATWWIRQAINRAIADQARTIRIPVHMVETINKLTRTARQLQQELSREATYEEIAEAMGPGWDANKVEEVQKVSQEPVSLETPIGDEKDSFYGDFIPDENLDSPVDNAAKTLLSEELEKALSKLTEREAMVLKFRKGLVDGREHTLEEVGQRFNVTRERIRQIENKALRKLKYHESRTRKLRDFLD; encoded by the coding sequence ATGGCAGAACCCACCCGAGCACGCGCCCGCACCAAGGCTTCCGCGCCCGCCGCTCCGGCCCCCGAAGTGGCCGGGGCCGTCACCCCCGCCGCCCCCAAGACCCGCAAGGCGCCCCGGCCCAAGGCCGCCGCCACCCCGGCCCCCACCGCCGAGGCCGAAGCGGCCCCCACTCCCGCACCGAAGAAGGCCCCGGCCCGCAAAAAGGCCGCGCCCGCTCCCGAGGCGGCGGCTCCTGCCGAGACGGCCGAGAAGGCGGCCCCCGCGCCCCGCAAGGCGGGCAAGGCCCCGGCGGCGAGCAAGGCCGCGCCCGCCGCCAAGGGAACCGCCGTTGCCGTTCCCGCCGACAAGCCCTACTACGCGCACCCCTCCATTCAGGAACTGCTGAAGGTGGGCAAGGCGGCGGGCGTCCTCACAAGCGAGGAGATCGCGGCGGCGCTGTCGGTGGCCCTCGAAGCCTCCGGCCTCGACCCCGAGAGCGCGGAAGCCTTCGAGGACATGCAGCTCTTCCTCGCCGCGCAGCAGATTGAGGTGCAGGACGAGGGCGAGGACGAGGACGACGACCTCGACGAGGAGACTGAAGGCCCGGCCGCCACCGCCGCCGCCGACACCGACGACGAGGAGAAGTACTTCGACGACATGCCCCGCGCCGTGTCCAACGACCCGGTGCGGCAGTACCTCCACGAGATTGGCCGGGTGCCCCTGCTGACCCTCGAGGAGGAGATCGCGCTCGCCCGCCGCATTGAGGAGGGCGAAGAAGCCCGCAAGCGGCTGGAGGAGGAAGGTGACACCTTCGACGACCGCGGGCGTCGCCGCCTGATGCGCCAGATGGAAGACGGCGCCGCCGCCCGCCAGGGGCTGATCGAGGCCAACCTGCGCCTCGTGGTGTCCATCGCCAAGAAGTACACCGGGCGCGGGCTGGGCTTCCTCGACCTGATTCAGGAGGGGAACCAGGGCCTGATTCGCGCGGTCGAGAAGTTCGAGTACCGCCGCCGCTACAAGTTCTCGACCTATGCGACGTGGTGGATTCGCCAGGCGATCAATCGCGCGATCGCCGACCAGGCCCGGACCATCCGCATTCCGGTCCACATGGTCGAGACGATCAACAAGCTCACCCGCACCGCCCGCCAGCTTCAGCAGGAACTCTCGCGCGAGGCCACTTACGAGGAGATCGCCGAGGCGATGGGTCCCGGCTGGGACGCCAACAAGGTCGAGGAGGTGCAGAAGGTCAGCCAGGAGCCCGTCTCCCTCGAAACCCCCATCGGTGACGAGAAGGACTCGTTCTACGGCGACTTCATCCCCGACGAGAACCTCGACTCCCCGGTGGACAACGCGGCCAAGACCCTGCTCTCCGAGGAACTGGAAAAGGCCCTCTCCAAGCTCACCGAGCGCGAGGCGATGGTTTTGAAGTTCCGTAAGGGACTGGTGGACGGCCGCGAGCATACGCTGGAGGAAGTCGGCCAGCGCTTCAACGTGACCCGCGAGCGCATCCGCCAGATCGAGAACAAGGCGCTGCGTAAGCTCAAGTACCACGAGAGCCGCACCCGCAAGCTGCGCGACTTCCTGGACTGA
- a CDS encoding ABC transporter ATP-binding protein, with the protein MSLASFPALELLDLRKSFGGRAAVAGVSLTVPPGELYALLGPNGAGKTTTIRMIAGLTRPDGGTARIYGHDVTHDARAAKRQLAYLPDDPLLYGKLTPPEYLEFVAGLWEMDAREAAPEAERLLRWLNLWEHRQERTEGFSRGMKQKLALAGALIHRPRLMLLDEPLTGLDAAASRQVKDALREFVDGGGAVVLTTHILEVAERLADRLGIIAAGTLVAEGTPGELLSRTGTGTLEDAFLSLTGLRVGAEDPAGTPA; encoded by the coding sequence ATGAGCCTCGCTTCCTTCCCGGCCCTGGAATTGCTCGACCTGCGCAAGAGCTTTGGGGGCCGCGCGGCGGTGGCAGGCGTGAGCCTGACGGTGCCGCCCGGCGAGCTGTACGCGCTGCTCGGTCCCAACGGGGCGGGCAAGACGACCACCATCCGTATGATCGCGGGGCTGACCCGGCCCGACGGAGGCACGGCCCGCATCTACGGGCATGACGTGACGCACGACGCCCGCGCCGCCAAACGGCAGCTTGCCTACCTCCCCGACGACCCGCTCCTGTACGGCAAGCTGACCCCGCCCGAGTACCTGGAATTCGTGGCGGGGCTGTGGGAGATGGACGCCCGCGAGGCCGCGCCCGAAGCCGAGCGGCTGCTGCGCTGGCTGAACCTGTGGGAGCACCGCCAGGAGCGCACCGAGGGCTTTTCGCGCGGGATGAAACAGAAACTCGCCCTCGCCGGGGCGCTGATCCACCGCCCGCGCCTGATGCTGCTCGACGAGCCGCTGACCGGGCTGGACGCGGCGGCCTCGCGGCAGGTCAAGGACGCGCTGCGCGAGTTCGTGGACGGCGGCGGCGCGGTCGTGCTGACGACCCACATCCTGGAGGTGGCCGAGCGGCTCGCCGACCGCCTCGGCATCATCGCAGCGGGCACACTCGTGGCAGAGGGCACGCCGGGCGAGCTGCTGTCCCGCACGGGGACGGGCACGCTGGAGGACGCCTTCCTCAGCCTGACCGGGCTGCGCGTGGGTGCCGAGGACCCGGCGGGGACCCCCGCGTGA
- a CDS encoding phosphopentomutase: MLLTLIVLDSVGVGELPDAAAFGDAGAHTLNHTLTAAPAHLPNLARLGLSRIPTVQTSPGTVPAGEVTGAFGRMREVSPGKDTSTGHWEFMGVQLQHAFQVFPDGFPPAVMDRFDAATGRGHLCNRPYSGTDVIRDYGEEHLRTGSPIVYTSADSVFQIAAHEDVVPLETLYAWCEAAREILQGEFAVARVIARPFRGEHPFERANEHRKDYSLVPPRTVLDALKDAGRDVVGIGKIPDIYAHQGFTEEIHTDNNADGIQKTLARMRQGGNGLIFTNLVDFDAKFGHRRDPAGYSAALAEFDAALPELLAAVPEGGALLLVSDHGNDPTWHGTDHTREHGLLLGWHPGLTGAVDLGERATFADVGATVAAALGAEWDGPGESFWTRLKD, translated from the coding sequence ATGCTCCTGACCCTCATCGTTCTGGATTCTGTCGGCGTGGGCGAGTTGCCGGACGCCGCCGCCTTCGGGGACGCGGGTGCCCACACCCTCAACCACACGCTCACGGCCGCGCCCGCCCACCTCCCCAATCTCGCGCGGCTGGGGCTGTCGCGCATCCCCACCGTGCAGACCTCGCCGGGGACGGTTCCGGCGGGCGAGGTGACGGGCGCCTTCGGGCGGATGCGCGAGGTCAGCCCCGGCAAGGACACCTCGACCGGACACTGGGAGTTCATGGGGGTGCAGCTTCAGCACGCCTTTCAGGTCTTTCCCGACGGCTTTCCCCCCGCCGTGATGGACCGCTTCGACGCGGCGACCGGGCGCGGGCACCTGTGCAACCGGCCTTACAGCGGCACCGACGTGATTCGGGACTACGGGGAAGAACACCTCCGCACCGGCTCTCCCATCGTGTACACCAGCGCCGACAGCGTGTTCCAGATCGCCGCGCACGAGGATGTGGTGCCGCTGGAGACGCTGTACGCGTGGTGCGAGGCGGCCCGCGAAATCTTGCAGGGCGAGTTCGCGGTCGCGCGGGTGATCGCCCGGCCCTTCCGGGGGGAGCACCCCTTCGAGCGGGCGAATGAGCACCGCAAGGACTATTCGCTGGTGCCCCCGCGCACCGTGCTGGACGCGCTGAAGGACGCCGGGCGCGACGTGGTGGGCATCGGCAAGATTCCCGACATCTACGCGCACCAGGGCTTCACCGAAGAGATTCACACCGACAACAACGCCGACGGCATCCAGAAGACGCTCGCGCGGATGCGCCAGGGCGGGAACGGCCTGATCTTTACCAATCTCGTGGACTTCGACGCCAAGTTCGGCCACCGACGTGACCCCGCTGGGTACAGCGCGGCGCTCGCGGAGTTCGACGCGGCGCTGCCGGAGCTGCTGGCCGCCGTGCCGGAGGGCGGGGCGCTGCTCCTCGTGTCCGACCACGGCAACGACCCCACCTGGCACGGCACCGACCACACCCGCGAACACGGGCTGCTGCTGGGCTGGCACCCCGGCCTGACGGGGGCGGTGGACCTGGGCGAGCGGGCCACCTTCGCGGACGTGGGGGCGACCGTCGCCGCCGCGCTGGGGGCCGAGTGGGATGGGCCGGGTGAGAGCTTCTGGACGCGGCTGAAGGACTAA
- a CDS encoding ABC transporter substrate-binding protein, with protein MKRVLASLSLTLACAAVSQAGAVTLTFACDSVGQGFDECKKGADAWAKQTGNTVRLIQVPKETDQRLALYQQQLGARSADVDVYMIDVVWPGLIGQHLLDMKKYIPAAEINRHFPAIVQNNTIGGKLVGMPFFTDAGVLYYRTDLLKKYGYTKPPKTWNELATMAQKIQAGERKTNSRFVGFVFQGKNYEGLTCDALEWISSFGGGTIVDSSGKVTVNNAKTVQALQAIQGLVGTVAPQAVTTYGEEEARNVWQAGNAAFMRNWPYAYAAGQEKGSAVRGKIGVAALPAGPGGKPAATLGGWQLAVNAYSKNPKEAASLVQYLTGVQEQKRRAVEASYNPTIASLYKDKDVLKAVPFFGSLYDVFTNAVARPATVTGSKYNQVSDAFSTAVYNVLTKKSAPGPAMKTLEGQLNRIKGRGW; from the coding sequence ATGAAACGAGTGCTTGCCAGCTTGAGCCTGACCCTCGCCTGCGCCGCCGTGAGCCAGGCAGGGGCCGTGACCCTGACCTTTGCGTGCGACTCGGTGGGCCAGGGCTTTGACGAGTGCAAGAAGGGCGCCGACGCCTGGGCCAAGCAGACGGGCAACACCGTCCGGCTGATTCAGGTGCCTAAGGAAACCGACCAGCGCCTCGCCCTGTACCAGCAGCAGCTCGGCGCCCGCTCGGCGGACGTGGACGTGTACATGATCGACGTGGTGTGGCCGGGCCTGATCGGCCAGCACCTGCTCGACATGAAGAAGTACATCCCGGCGGCGGAGATCAACCGGCACTTCCCGGCCATCGTGCAGAACAACACCATCGGCGGCAAGCTGGTGGGCATGCCCTTTTTCACCGACGCGGGCGTGCTGTACTACCGCACCGATCTGCTGAAGAAGTACGGCTACACCAAGCCCCCCAAGACCTGGAACGAACTCGCGACGATGGCCCAAAAGATCCAGGCGGGCGAGCGCAAGACCAACTCCCGCTTCGTGGGCTTCGTCTTCCAGGGCAAGAACTACGAGGGCCTGACCTGCGACGCGCTGGAGTGGATCAGCTCCTTCGGCGGCGGAACCATCGTGGATTCCAGCGGCAAGGTGACGGTCAACAACGCCAAGACCGTGCAGGCGCTGCAAGCGATCCAGGGGCTGGTGGGCACCGTGGCGCCGCAGGCCGTGACGACCTACGGTGAGGAAGAAGCCCGCAACGTGTGGCAGGCCGGGAACGCGGCCTTTATGCGCAACTGGCCCTACGCTTATGCGGCCGGACAGGAAAAGGGCAGCGCCGTGCGCGGCAAGATCGGCGTGGCGGCCCTGCCTGCAGGCCCCGGCGGCAAGCCCGCCGCAACGCTGGGTGGCTGGCAGCTCGCCGTGAACGCCTACTCCAAGAACCCCAAGGAAGCCGCCAGCCTGGTGCAGTACCTGACCGGCGTGCAGGAGCAGAAGCGCCGCGCGGTGGAAGCCAGCTACAACCCCACCATCGCTTCTCTGTACAAGGACAAGGACGTGCTCAAGGCCGTGCCCTTCTTCGGCAGCCTGTACGACGTGTTCACCAACGCGGTGGCCCGCCCCGCGACCGTGACCGGCAGCAAGTACAACCAGGTCAGTGACGCCTTCAGCACCGCCGTCTACAACGTGCTGACCAAGAAGAGCGCTCCTGGCCCGGCCATGAAGACCCTCGAAGGCCAGCTCAACCGCATCAAGGGACGCGGCTGGTAA